A genome region from Raphanus sativus cultivar WK10039 unplaced genomic scaffold, ASM80110v3 Scaffold0853, whole genome shotgun sequence includes the following:
- the LOC108820527 gene encoding histone H3.2, with amino-acid sequence MARTKQTARKSTGGKAPRKQLATKAARKSAPATGGVKKPHRFRPGTVALREIRKYQKSTELLIRKLPFQRLVREIAQDFKTDLRFQSSAVAALQEAAEAYLVGLFEDTNLCAIHAKRVTIMPKDIQLARRIRGERA; translated from the coding sequence ATGGCTCGCACCAAGCAGACGGCAAGGAAATCAACCGGAGGCAAGGCACCGAGGAAGCAGCTCGCAACAAAAGCGGCGAGGAAATCAGCTCCGGCGACGGGAGGAGTGAAGAAGCCTCACAGATTCAGGCCAGGAACGGTGGCTCTCAGGGAGATCAGGAAGTACCAGAAGAGCACCGAGCTTCTGATCCGCAAACTCCCGTTCCAGAGGCTCGTGAGAGAGATCGCTCAGGATTTCAAGACGGATCTCCGTTTCCAGAGCAGCGCCGTCGCCGCTCTCCAGGAAGCTGCCGAGGCTTACCTCGTCGGACTGTTTGAGGATACTAATCTGTGTGCGATCCACGCGAAGAGGGTGACGATCATGCCGAAGGACATACAGCTCGCTAGAAGAATCAGAGGCGAGAGGGCTTAG
- the LOC108820522 gene encoding calreticulin-2, with amino-acid sequence MARVNLSLVSLILIGLVAIASAAVIFEERFDDGWEKRWVKSEWKKDDKSAGEWNHTSGNWSGDANDKGIQTSEDYRFYAISAEFPEFSNKDKTLVFQFSVKHEQKLDCGGGYMKLLSGDVDQKKFGGDTPYSIMFGPDICGYSTKKVHAILTYNDANHLIKKDVPCETDQLTHVYTFILRPDATYTILIDNVEKQTGSLYSDWDLLPPKKIKDPSAKKPEDWDEQEYISDPEDKKPDGYDDIPKEIPDTDAKQPEDWDEEEDGEWTAPTVPNPEYMGEWKPKQIKNPNYKGKWEAPEIDNPDFKDDPELYVFPKLKYVGIELWQVKSGSLFDNVLICDDPDYAKKLADETWGKLKDAEKAAFDEIEKKKEEEESKDAPPAETDAEDDAEDDEGDESDTEAKTEAKSEVSEETSEKDATAHDEL; translated from the exons ATGGATGGGAGAAGAGATGGGTTAAATCTGAGTGGAAGAAAGATGACAAGTCTGCTGGGGAGTGGAACCACACTTCTGGAAATTGGTCTGGTGATGCTAACGACAAAG GTATCCAGACCAGTGAGGACTATAGATTCTACGCCATTTCAGCTGAGTTCCCTGAATTCAGCAACAAGGACAAAACTTTAGTCTTCCAGTTCTCAGTCAAGCACGAGCAAAAGCTTGACTGTGGTGGCGGCTACATGAAGCTTCTCAGTGGTGATGTTGACCAGAAGAAGTTCGGTGGTGACACCCCGTACAG CATCATGTTTGGTCCAGATATCTGTGGCTACAGCACGAAGAAAGTGCATGCTATCCTTACCTACAATGACGCCAACCACCTGATCAAGAAGGATGTTCCGTGTGAAACTGACCAGCTCACCCATGTGTACACTTTCATCCTCCGCCCAGATGCTACCTACACAATTCTCATTGACAATGTTGAGAAGCAAACCGGTAGCCTGTACTCTGATTGGGATCTTCTACCACCTAAGAAGATCAAGGACCCCAGCGCCAAGAAG cctGAGGATTGGGACGAGCAAGAGTACATTTCCGACCCTGAAGACAAGAAACCTGACGGATACGATGATATCCCAAAGGAAATCCCAGATACCGATGCAAAGCAG CCTGAGGACtgggatgaagaagaagatggtgagtGGACTGCCCCGACCGTTCCCAACCCTGAGTACATGGGTGAATGGAAACCGAAG CAAATTAAGAACCCCAACTACAAGGGAAAGTGGGAGGCTCCAGAGATTGACAACCCTG ACTTTAAGGATGACCCAGAGCTCTACGTCTTCCCCAAGCTGAAGTATGTTGGAATCGAATTGTGGCAG GTGAAATCAGGATCGTTGTTCGACAATGTTTTGATCTGCGATGACCCAGACtatgccaagaagttggcagaTGAAACATGGGGGAAGCTCAAGGAT GCGGAGAAAGCAGCTTTCGATGAgattgagaagaagaaagaggaagaggaatCCAAGGACGCTCCTCCTGCGGAAACTGAT GCTGAAGATGATGCAGAGGACGATGAGGGAGATGAATCTGATACTGAAGCTAAGACCGAAGCCAAATCAGAAGTTAGCGAGGAGACTTCAGAGAAAGACGCCACTGCTCAT GATGAGCTATGA